The Mastacembelus armatus chromosome 4, fMasArm1.2, whole genome shotgun sequence genome segment CAAGGCCATTTTAAATTCAGCTGAAGAACTGCACGCAGGTGTTGCTGTGACATCCCAAAGTCTCACGAGAACAAATCAGAAATATGTCTTTCTGACATTTCAAACGCTCGTCTTCTCGTTTTCCTTCAGACAACAGAAAGGGCTACTGCTACACTGAGGTTCTGCAGACAATGTGCCAGCAGTCGTCCACCAACAGGAACAGCGTGACCAAGTCCGAGTGCTGCTGCAACGCTGGCCGAGGCTGGGGGTTACAGTGTGAGCTCTGCCCGCTGCCCGGCACCGTACAGTACAAGAAGATGTGCCCACTTGGACCCGGCTACACCACGGACGGTAGAGGTGAGGAGCTCAGTGACAGCACCGAGTGATAATATCAGCAATAGCAGAGGCTCTAACGCAGCCTCAGGAAGCTTAAAGAGACGCAAAGCTCTTTAAATGATGTGGTTTCCACAGCTGATCCAGATCACAccctaaaatgtttttgtactttcagACATCAACGAGTGCCAGGTGATGCCGAACCTGTGTCAAAACGGTCAGTGCATCAACACCATTGGATCCTTCCGCTGCCACTGCAATATGGGATATAAAACCGACTTCACAGCAACCTCCTGCGTTGGTATGGCTGCTCACTGCTCTCTGACTCATTATCAGTCTGGTTTACAAGGTTTTGGATTTTCTAGATATGTGATATTAGCATTTTATTGATAACACTAATATAAGTCTACAAATAATTTAGCCCACATTCTTAGGCCAGGGTTACTGATCTGACAAAAGATCTTGTTTTTGAATACAAATGTGTAGAAACAAAGTGCTAACATCACGTCTTTGGTGTTACTACCACTAAGTCTCATTTATGTTCACACGCTGTAGATGCACAACAGTCACAGCATCTTATAAAGTGCTGCGACATTGTCCCTGCCACAGTAATGAGTTCGCTGTAATGTTAGCGTTCCcaaagcacaaaaaacaaaaaataaatcttaataACTGTCAAAACAACATCACTGTGAGTATTATTGTTCCTGTGTGTTATTGCTACTCACCACAGTCAGTTCTCAGGACTTGGACCGGACTATATTCTGCAGCATGTCAGCAGTGAATTTTCTCTGTCTGCACATTTCAGATATGGATGAGTGCGCTCTGTCTCCCAAGCCGTGTAATTTCCTGTGTAAGAACACAGAAGGCAGCTACCTGTGCTCCTGCCCCAGAGGATACACCCTTCAGCCTGATGGAAAGACCTGCAAAGGTACATGGACCCTCCATCTGTTTGGACCCGTCTCTAAGTATTAAATTAGCATTTGTGGAGTAAAAACATGAGATAccatttccatttctttttaatagtCAGTTATGTTAAGTAATGTCAGTCTGGGTCAGTTTCTTTTACTGTAATTGATAATTATAATCATAATCAACAATACTTAATttactataaataaaatatttaaatattgctGTAATATTTATGCTTCATGGCCTTCAGCCAGTGATTTCTTTATTGTGGTACTTACAGTAATTGCTTTCTTTTCCTGTAAGATCTGGATGAGTGTTCAACCAAGCAGCATAACTGCCAGTTCCTTTGCGTCAACACCATTGGAGGCTTCACGTGCAAGTGTCCTTCTGGCTTCACCCAGCACCAGACCGCCTGCATCGGTGAGTGGGCGACAGGGGACGATTAGCGCCTCAGTGCCCTGTCCTTAGCAGGGACCTTTAATTCAAACACATTCTCACAGGAACGGCgcctttgtttctttgcagacAACAATGAGTGCTCAGCTCAGAACAGTGCCTGTGGTTCCCGGGCCTCTTGTGTCAACACGCCTGGTAGCTTCAACTGTGAATGCACTAAAGGTTTCTCCTTGGACAGCACAGGCCTGGAGTGTGAAGGTGAGCAGACCCAATAACCCCACGTAGCTAAATATAGTTCAGAGACTCGGTGTCCTTTCAAAttccaaaatataaaataattctgCTGAGGGCTCTGCCAGCAGTGACACCTAGTACTGAGTTTTATTAGCCGTTAATAAGGGAGTCAAAGTCTTTTTTCAATGTTCTTCAGATGTGGATGAATGTAGCAGCAACCACCGCTGTCAGCACGGCTGTCAGAACATGCTGGGAGGTTACCGCTGTGGCTGTCCTCAGGGCTACGTGCAGCACTACCAGTGGAACCAGTGTGTGGGTGAGCTGCTCTGACTCAGTCTGTCAGTCGTGACAGTAATGAAAACTTACTGGATAGTTCAGAGGAGCTGGGAATCGAAGCTTCTCATAATACAGTGACAGCATGTTATCTGCAAGTATTATCCCACATTTGTATCAGGTCAAAGTCTGGTTAAACTTATCCTCACAGTTTTAGTCTAATTGATAACTGCCAACGTTAGTGTTGTGGACTAGATTACTAGCATTACGGCTCTCTTACCATATTCACCTTCTCATGCTGTGTCTGCACATTCTTCTCTTTCCCACGCAGATGAAAATGAGTGTCAGGCAGGAACAGTGTGTGGCTCGGCCTCCTGCTACAACACACTGGGCagcttcaagtgtgtgtgtccctctgGCTTTGACTTTGAGCAGACCAGTGGTGGCTGTCAGGACGTGAATGAATGCAGCACAGGCACCAACCCCTGTATCTACGGCTGCTCCAATACCGATGGAGGCTACCTGTGTGGCTGCCCTGGAGGCTTCTACAGAGCCGGGCAGGGGTGAGGAAATATGAAGCAGAGATTGAATTTAGCAGCTGATATTTCCCAAGTGATGTCACATCTTTCCACAACAACACGTTTGACCTTATTTCGTTTGCTAGGAGTATTGGATTTGACGTGAACTTTCTCTTCCTGCTGTCTTCCTCCATCCAGTCATTGTATAACAGGCTCAGGATTCCCAGGCCAGTTTGCAGAGGGGGAGGAAGATGACAGTCTGTCTCCTGAGGCCTGCTACGAGTGTAAGGTCaatggaggaggaaagaagggaCGACAAAAGCGCAACACTGATGAAAATGAGCTTAACCAGGTATGTGTGTCGCAGAGCCTGTCGGAGTTGCCTCTGTTCATTTCTCAGTTTCATCATAAGGTCTGGTTCATGTCTGATTTGCGTAAGAATTCAAAGTCCCCCCTCTGTTCTCGTGCTCACTACAGGAGGCAGCAGTGAGTATGGCCAGTGTGGACACCCAGGCCTCCATCCCCCTGAACATCTCTCTGGCCTCCCTGCTTAACAAGGAGCCTCTGCTAGAGCTTCTGCCAGCCCTGCAGCCTCTGGAGCACCACGTACGCTACGTCATCACCCACGGCAACGCTAACGAACACTTCCGCCTGCTGGAACGCCGTGACGGAAAGAGCGTGCTCCGACTCGGCAAAAAGCCACCTTCTCTGGGATCCTACAGGCTGGAGATCGCCGGCCTGCCACTGTTTGGGCCCCGAAGACTACACCAGCTGAGGGAGCAGCATGACATTGACTACCTACAAGGGGAAATAGGAGACGCCCTGCGCATCAAGCTCCACATCCACCTGCACTGAGCTCAGAGTCCACTGCCCGGGACTGTTTCCTAAAGCCTTTGAGTTTTAACCTGCCTTTTCATCTAATAAGTCCTCCAACCCCCATTTCCTCCAGCAGGGGGTCAACAAGGGGCTTAGAAAGACTGAGTCAAGCCCAACTCTACCACCACTTTGTTACTGTTCATGTTattatttgttcatgttttgtgtgttttttcccatTTGCCCCCTCTTGCACCCCTGCGCTACCTGACCCAGCACTCGTGCCCCACTGAGAGATCCAGTGGAGAAGATGGCAGAGAGGAGCCTTTGTCCTTAGACCACAGagccaaataaacacagagcagctgacCAGTGGTCCACAAAAAGGGGGTTTTCTTAGAGATTAAGTAGTGAAAGTGGCCAAAGGTAGTTTTAAGGCAACATGTATGGTTGTATTTAATTCACAGTGCAGAATATAAAGGgatctctctctttcatttagCGCGTTATAGAAGTGATTAACCCTAAACATAAGGTGTCCAAGGACTAGGTCACCTCTCTGCAATCATGCTAAAAACCACAACACTGGGGAACTAGGTTTGCCCCTAGTCTGCCCCTATCGGTATTGTAGTGTTCCATTTAATGTATCTGTGCTGTTTGAAAAATGTTAACACGAAGGACTGCAACATTTACACAGCATTTCAGGTTCTTTAGTCTAACGGTCTGTTTTATAGCTTGATGCCAACCAGTTTTCAGATAAGAAACAACAAGCTGCCTTCTGCTCTGTGGTGACTGACGTCTGCCCTGCCCGCTGGCAGCGTCATGCAGGGATTAGCGTGTTTGCGTGTGTGCGCTGTCATGGTTGGTTACCTCAGTGCTCCTCACCGAGTATGGACACCATTCTGTGATGCtgactttaaaacaaaagaggGTGCTAGTGTCCCTCAGCATCCATCATGAGCAGGGAATTCACCAGTATGTAGCTCATAAAGAAGATAGCCCAGGTCACGTTTATATTTACCCTTTAAGGGATCAAGACTTGCACTGATTCTGGACCTGAAAGCCAGCTTTTTCATTAAGTCCAAAGTCTTTTTCCCTCGTTGGCTGTCAAAGGCTCGTAGCTTCTCCTGGTTCAGCAGTTTTACCACAACATAAATGCTTCAGGAGGGCCGAGGTTTAGCTGACAGCCGGTGTTGGGAGGCTGAACTTGACAATAAGCTGACTGCTTCTGACTTCTTTGACTTTACAGTGATGTCTTTACCTCGACGTCTGAGGGCTGAGCCTTGTTTACAACCCAAAGAGACACACAGCTGAATGCGGCAGCAGTCTCATAGGTACATGACACATTCACATTACCTAAGCTGTAACTGAGGGTAGCGCTTTACAGTGTAAGGGCACACACAGGTGAATGCAAAACctcacaagacaaaaaaaaccaaacatccATCAGGTCATCTTTAATTTCTCGTTTTTTTTCTcgcaaagagaaaaaaggtgCTAGATAATACCATCTCTTACGCTGAACTAGGAAAGTGCAGTCTCGAATCTGGATTGcgaaagtgacttttttttttttttgctatgttttattattgtggTGTTTGTCTTTTGCATTGTCTCAGTGCTGAAAACCAATAGTATCAAACTTGCTTCTTGAAAATTAaagtgtatatttttaaatgaaatgtagatgtttttttaatgtcaagGCTGACAACACAAACCCAGTAAACCCCAGGCTGATGGTCCTTAGTGCTGTTGACTTTGTTttgttaagaaaaaaagaaccaaaaaaaatgttaatgactGAAAAGTCACCAGTCAAAttaaatcaattaatcaattaaaacaCGTCAGACTCAGAGATGCAGCTTACACTGTCTGTACAAAGCCATAAGGATCAATGCAAACCTGACCAGCTTGGATCTATGGTGCTAAAAACCCTTTTTCTCTTACCAGTCCAGTCTGCAGCACTGCCACGCAGCCTAGCCATTGTCTATAATACATAACCATTTTTATTCTAACATGGGAACCTTTGTATACGTTGTTGTatcttttatttccagtttgtattttttcttttatttggcgctgtgtttttgtgtgtgtatgtaagtgtgtgtgtgtgtgtgtgtgtgtgtgtgtgtctcagcttCAGTGTCAAACTTGAAAACAGTACAATCAGCATCATCACTTTGCATCATGTGCTTTTTAATGCAGAAAAAGAGCCTGAACTCTCAGCAGTTCCAACGTTCATCACAGGCCTGTTGGTACCAGCGTCTCACTTACTGAAAGCTGAAACGACAATCGTCCGGTCTCTCCACATCTCCTTTGTAAggatcaataaatcaatcagcTGTCACTGAGGGCTGAGCCTTTCATATCCTAAATGATGAAAAACCAAAGAATGATTCACATGATACTGTAAACTTTTGTCCAGTGACATAAATGGCAATAAAATATTGTGggttatatttttaatttgtgtccTGAGTTCTTCTTTGCTCTGTGGCTTGTGTGTTAAATGCCCATAGCTAATAAACACAAGACACATGATGACAAGTAGGAATCACTTTATTTAACTTCCAACACGGACAATGTGGAACCTCCACACAGTCCAGATATCAGTGGGAATTAGAGAAGAGTAATTGAAGAGGAATTAATTTGTTATTCTCACTGATTCAACACAGTGTATCAAAAACAAGCAGAGtcagaaaaatatgtaattacaaagcacaaaaaagcaaagcaacCTGCTTTGCCTCCTTCTAGGACGTGGCTGCATGACTACCTTAAAATCCACAGTCTAAAGATCAATACAGGAAGAGGACGAGGGCAGAGAGATAGCAAAAAGGAGACTCCAAAAGTTGAGTcaagaatagaaaaataaagcTTTCTCCTGCCTAAAGGTTGCTGTTTGCGTCATCACCACACTTGGCAGGCCGACTAAAGCAGAGGACACAACCAGTGAACATAAACTCTACTTGCAGTAATAAGAGATTATATAGTTTCAATATGGCTTCTCAGTTATAGACACGGTAgcacacaaaacatacacagacatgatTTAATGGAGACATAAACTATTGGGCCTTAAAAAGCATCTGGATCTGCAGTGCTGCTCATGGATCTGTGTCCCAAATCAAAGCAACTGATTTGCAGATTTCTCCTTCTTGATCAGCACTCAACACTTAGATCACTTCTGTGATGGaccttgttgttttttttttttttaaaggggcGACTGCTTAAGTGTAAACTCCTTTGTTTAATTTCTGCCTGTGTCAAAAATGTAGCGTTGAACTTCTAAACTATGTCGCGAGTCAAGGTGGCGTGAAACGCAGTCAGATTTGGGAAACCTAGCCCTAAAGTGAGGATGTGGTGTGGAGGCATGTTAGCCTGGTACAGTAGGTCAGGTTAAGGCAGCTGTGCAGCTCATTATTTCTGTCCTTCATGGTCAAACATCGTGCTTTGAGTTGCCGGGTGCAGGGCCTCTTGTTGAACCGGATCAGTTACGGTTACACAGGGtcctgcagcttcatatttacactATTTTGTGATATAAACCAGGTAGAGTCCAACACCAGGTAAACCCCGTCCCAGAGTGCATTcacaatactgtacatactgtaagaGATCCTGTCAGTGTGCAATTAAATGTTCCCCTTTTGACACCCTCACCACACGTCACCCTACACCAGTGCATAATCAAACTGACCCCTCTCCAGCCCCTCCTTGTGGTCAGTCCAGGACGATGCGGGCATTCGGCTGTAGGGGTCCAGCAGGATCCTGAAGCACCTGACCAGCAGGAAGACCAGGAAAAGCATGAGAAGGCCTACAAAGGCCAAGGCGGTGCGCTGCTCAGTGTCTACCCCAACCAAGGCTAAAGGggggctgctgctgccaccGCCAGGGCTGCCAGGGAGAGAGGAGCTGGCC includes the following:
- the LOC113128946 gene encoding cortexin-1-like; protein product: MNTFPSFSAPPPNTPTIQSVCKPCLRAPWRMNDVPTLDYELLLSPASSSLPGSPGGGSSSPPLALVGVDTEQRTALAFVGLLMLFLVFLLVRCFRILLDPYSRMPASSWTDHKEGLERGQFDYALV